ACTTGTCCAACactgttgaatgtaaacaagaagctgctcgGTTACCTCTCAATCGTCATCGTGTTAGACCCGCCAAGAGCGCGCCAGATACAGTAGacaagccagtttgtgattggttcccacaAAATTATGAACTGAAGCAgtagaattaaacgtgcaggtttccagactgaGCTGCAAGGCCAAAATCTCCCTAGGCAAGTTTTCGAGTCAGTGTTGCAGGTAACAGGAGAAGTCATTGATCACTTATTGACAACGGCAGATCTGActcttttagaagacctctATGAGCCGAGCAACAGTGCACACGCAGCCTACACACGAGTCCCAGTGGGGGGCTCTATCGGACTGACTAAAGGCACATAGCATACACATGTgaaggatgtataaattaaataaacctCAGCTGGAGTCCAATTTACTATGGCAACACTGTTGACTGCATCAGAgatctctttctattccgcATTCTTCCTAGAGCCTAATACCCGTTTTCAGGCTGCCAAACAGGACACatgttactgcaaattaaactgagaggTCAgtgtttcaatctccacctctgaaaagtgacGCTTCATAGCCAGATTTCGTTTGGCCATGTGGTGAACAGTAGGGGCAAGGCCTCAAAACCAGGAATATATTGGTGCGTGGTATTTAAATTATGATTGTTTTCAGCCGCTGCATTTATTAACGTACAACCATTCTTAGGCTCTGACTGGTGTGATACAAACGTTCCATGtatcccacgtgaagcctgcCGTAAGGTTAGGTCAATAAACAAGGGCCAGCTTCACTGAGCCTACTAACACTTCTTATTAAGTTGCCTTACATCAGTGGGTTCAAGCGAAAATGTGCAGGACCTGGCATACGCCCGGTTTTAGACATGTGAATATTTCCGAGGGTAGGTACTTTTCAAGTTTTGGCCGTACACATTCTGGTGTGAAAGCTGCGCTTTCTTTTATACATGAGACCCCTTGTCTTTATCTTGACTCGGTTTCAGCTGTTTTGAGTCTAGATGAAGTGCTGAGTCATGGCTGCAGCCCAACCAATACCAGTCAAGGCAACCTAAATTTAACTTAAATGCAGAACTGCCAGACCAAACAAGCTGTCAAATATGCATGTTTTGAGTCTTTGCTGAAATAACAGGCTgcaaagttatttaaaattcCTATTCCCAAATACCGCATGAGGCTCTTACCGTGTTGGTGCCGGTCAGCTGAGCCAAAGCCTCTTGTAGTCTCCTCCCGTCATTGTGCTCGTCCAGTTCAATCACTTTGTAGGTCGCACCAATTTCATTGAACacatttttggccattttgCAATAAGGACAGGTGGTCTTGGAAAATATTACAACACAGTTCTGGGACACCATCTCCTGAAAGGTTAGGCAAAAGAaggatttaattaaatatcatTAGAACACAGATAGACTGCACATACCAGGCCTCGAGGTGCTGGGCAAAGGTGaagattttgcatttttttttaggccaagTGTTCCCATTGTTAATATTTAGTCAGTGAATTAACTGTGGCTCCATTTcaaaaccgttttttttttttttttttttttttttaatctgatacAACAAATATGGAGTATGAAGCTAAGTAATGCTGGTGGACTGTAGGAATCCCCAGACATAAAATGTTGAGACATGTCTGCAGAAATAACTGAAACGTATTGCTTTTAATGCATAATTATCAGACACTAGATCATTTAAAATAGGTTGTAGTGAGATCCACAGCATACTACTGTCCCACAAGGTTTAACAAGTTGACTGCAGGTAACAGATCTGTAAGCATTTACTTACCCGAACATACTGTGCACATGATGTGCTGGACAGAGATGTGGAGGATGTAAAATTCCCCATTctggaataaaacaacaaaaactaatcaAAGAGCATACAGTATCTTTTAAATGGCATGTGTCTCCTGTCAtcttactgacacacacaaacgttaCAAGGATTATAAATAGGTTCGTGCAATAACCTCAGAAACGTGAAGATATCACAGGAAGAGACGATCTGAACGCTCATAATTATCATACAAATAACAGCAAACCGCAGAATCACTGCTGGTCTGAAAATACACTTGAACATAGTTAAAGTTGTAAAGCTATCAATTATTGATTTGACCACTTagtaaatgttgctgtttataTTCCGGTTAAGGCCTGCAGTAAGGTTTATGTAGCCTAGTAGTTAATCTAGGAGGATTAGGAGTACACACGCTGTTCACAGACACTTGAAATCCGGTCAGATTGGGCAAGACACATGCCAAAGTCCATTACAAATCTAGCAATATCAAGACGGCAAGCTACTGAGAAATCGAAAAACACTTCCTAAAACGTTGCTGTAAATGTGTCAGGAAAGGTGACCATCTATTTGTAAATTCGGTTTTAATTTGATTCGCCTCTTAGTACTTAATTCAGTTAAATCCAAATGTTTGTAATAGCAATTACCTACCGCCGACTATGGGTGGAAGAAAAGAGACGGCGGCGTAACGTACAGTAATGCAAATGATAAAGGTTACTTTTTCATGAAAATATGGATTGTTAATGGATCATATGCACGCCGAATTTGTCGGAGGAGTCTATTGAATCGTAAAAATAAACGCGTTTGTCACTTTCAAATAGATTCGTTTTAGAATGTTGTTAGGTTATTACGAAACATTTCTGTTCGGCATGGTAAAGGTAGCTTCGTAACGTTAAGCGTGGCTGTGAACGGgctaaaataacttttaacaaGCACAATTTCCTAACGTTATCATAACTTCTTGAGTGCAAGTACGTTTTTTAAACAACAGTCTGTGTTTGGTTTAttaaactagctagctaatattTTAGTCAAGCTAGCGAGAATGACCTTCGGCAGCCGGTCCATGCCACCCTGGGAAGACATCCTGCTCGAgcaaacatggagaaaaaagaaaatacggCCAAAAAATAATCACGCTGTTGGCCTGGGTTAAACATGCGGTAAGTTTACAAAAACTTCGGAATTCACACAACACCTCTGGCGGCAACTGTACGCTTGCTTTCTCCCCTATTTACCTACCTTACGTGACCGCCGGAAGTAGTTTCTGACGCAGACGCAAGCCGCAGTTTGAGCGTAACGTCCATAACGTCAACGACCACAATGGGAAGGAGATTCTAATGTGATTACACAGAGTGGTGTGATACATAGTATGCTAAGTAAGGTTTGTCGGTCATTTTATTGGGTAAAATAGCCTATCAGACGAGTGTGCAAGACTTTTATGGGACTCTGCGTGTTCGAttcatgtatttaaatgtaactaGTATATAGATAGCCTATATGCAGACCAAgtgaaacatgtaaaaacagccATGACATAGGCTACCTAATGTAGTGACAGGCAGTCtttacaatttattattatttattatttgtgtcATTCAGaatcctctttctcctccaaaATGGCACTAGAGACTGGCTTCTGTACCTATTTATGTGGTCCAAGCATGGGTGGTCAAACTGCCAAAATAACCCCCATaaagatggaggaagagagtgCACAAAAACGAATTTGTGTATGTATTCAGTCAAGTTTACTACCAGATTGTGACAGGTTTAAGTAATAGGTAATAGTAGCTTATCATTAGTAATAATAGGGGCCTATTTGTAGGTGGCATTCCAATGCCAGGGGCACTTCAAGTAAAACATCTCCTGTGCTGAGTGTGCTGAGGTCAAAGAGACCAGTGGAATTCAAGCGGAAGAGTGGAAATAAGTTAACATATCACAATCTgtcatgtctgtctgtataGCACAGGCGTCAAAGCTGTTACAAATGCGGAAAATGTCTTCCTTTATCCTCCGCGGTGTTTCGTTTCCCCTTCCTCTTCAAATACAAGAGAAAATGCATTAGTTCAGAATTAACTGTTTCCCATTTAGCATGTTAGCCCAGAATAGGCTCACAGGGTAGGGGATCAATCACAAATCCCAAGACATATGATGAGGCAGCATAGAAGTGGTTAACTTCAAATacctattatttttttttaaagccttgatTTCGGAATGGATTCACACCATCAAAGAGATACACAGTCTTGCCCTGGATTGGGTACTTTAATACCTGATATACATCCTGACATGTTCTAAAAGTCAGTAGAGAATAGCATTAGCATAAAAGACAGGTTGGTCCAACCTATCAGTTACTGTATTTTTTGCACAGGCTGGATGGATCTTCAACATCAAGCTAGAGTCTTTTACAATCATTGGTACTAATCAAATGACCACGGCAAACAGTCCAATGTCCTTTCTATGCAGTTTATTTCTACGTGTAAAACATGAAGGAAAGTGCTACCTTTTTggagaaaggtgtgtgtgtgtgtgtgtgtgtgtgtgtgtgtgtgtttggattacACTTCTTCCCATGTAACATCTTAGAATCATCTCTGCTAAGTAGATAAAACCAACATAACCGGTAGTGGGGTTACCTTCACCAAAGCTTGGTCATGGGGCGAGGGAAAAACTGATTCCCACTGGCTGGCCAGAGGGTTGTCATGGCAATGACCACCCCTCACTGACAGGTATATTACCACTAAATGGAGTTCATGTCAAACCCTAAAATTTCCTGAATGAAAATTGAGACAAATACTCCATTAGTGGTGGCACTTTTAGCTCATTCTGGTTTGTGCGTAACCTCCCTGTAGTATTTTTCTTCAACAgtagtactgtatataaagagaGACCAAAGGCACAAATACCGAATAGTCTTGACTGGCCAGATAATATGATATGAACAGGCTAAAACTCTTAAAAGTGACAAGAATTTTAATAAAGCATATGTCATGTACCATTTCAGGCACAGTCAGGGAAAAGTTTGCTTTCCCTCATGTAAAACAGGTTGGTAATGAGGCGTGGAAAAACATTTCAAGCTGCATTGAAATTCTGACATGTGGAACTGATATTTTGTTGATAAATTGTTGGTAGACGTGTTCGCACTACTGGGTGCCACAGAGCTATCTGATTTGTGATGCCACTATAGCGTACATACCATCTCCAAATATAGATTTGTGCAGCCACATATTCCAAATGACCGAAGCACATTTAATATGCCTGTACATATGCAAAATATTGAGATGTGTTATTGGTTAGAAAACCCAATTTTCCTTAATAGACAGCCAGACATTAACAATAAAATTATAAGATCAGATCAGTACTCAAAATTGACTCAGTGTTGTTTGCTGTggataaattgtatttaaataagGGGATAGTGGTGCACATCTTCGGACAGTCTCTCCTTGAAGGCCATCATGTTGCATGGTACTAGGTTGTTCACGTGAATGGTAGTCTCGCATTGgaagaccttcctccacagcactgggaggacggtctggctagtccacacagcgttgGAGAAGGGAGTAAAACCTGCTCTGGATtggttggcatttcttttaaccaatcacaaaaaACTATCCaattgggcggtgctaagcgccggacggagccacggtgccgctgcaaaatagcctctgggaGAAACTtatggtggaacatgtgtacgttcagaggTTGTTTTAAGCTCTATGCACATAGGAGTATTATCATGTGGGGACCTTGTGTCATTTAGAAATCCCATCCCCCCACATCTGAGTTTTGTGTGGCACATTCTAATTTACTGCCACATCTGTACCCCGAGGATTGGATACCGTGGAGGATGGTCAGGGCAGTGCCGCCACACCGCACATGGGTCGGGGTTCGTTATCTTTTTGGCACAGGCCCAGTAGAGGCTATCAGTAGCTCGTTCTCTATCATCCCCACCGCGGCGGCACCCACACAGCATTACCGTCAGCCCTGGGACAAAGCCGCAGGGGGTGCGTAACTTAGAGAATGGTCATGAAAGGCGGCGTccgcacccccacccccacaatCATATTTCGCAAGAGCGATTAAAAAGTGCACAGGAaacaaaaatcttcaaaaatgatgtacagtacaacCCCCGTTGAATGAGATATGTGAGCTCCCTCCCAATCTGATGTCAGTAAGGATTGGGAGAGGGGGTTTCAGATTCGACCATTTGACGAGCACCTCTGAAGCAGCAGACTGGCAGCTTTTAAGGAATTAGCAAGCACCTTTTTTATGTGTGAAAAGTGAGAATGATGAGTCAGACTTCCTTCACTGCCTGACACAGTCTGCTCGTCCCCTCTTCCATTCTTCTGGAGAAACATTACTAAATTGTAATAAATCAAAAGCCACAGGAACAACTCTAATGACACATGGTTGGTTCTGGTTTGGACACTTGCTGGTCTTATAAGGATTTACAGATTTGCCTTTGATTGGAAATTAGGATTTACTTCTGTGGAAAGTAGCctattttaataaatcatagagacatttaattgtaatttgtgacaacttttgtatttaaatacagtaaggtttttttctaaatggatATAAGATgttaaacatttagatttttttaattaaaccagcAATTACGCCTAAAGAAATAAAGTTACgttttgtttgtagtttttttctgtattgaaAAATGTAGTGAAAATAAACAGTCCTCAGTTATATACTGAACTCacaaatcatttctttttctgccaTCTCAACGTTTGAGGACAGAAAATGGTGGGTCTTAAGCTGTTTGCTTTCTCGGTTTCTTCTGCGTATGACATTTTCTCCACAGTTAGCACTTTCTTTAAGCAGCCtgttacaaaagaaaaatctcaatTGCAGTCTCCATTGATCAAATCATAGCTCTTGGCCATATAGCTTGATTGAGTGCTGTAGAGTTTCTGCTTAACAGGCAATTGGCAAAGTGCATAATAACTCATTTTTAGTCAGTTCATCAATAAGCTAACACTAAAATCTATAGCACTTATCATGCGGATAAGTAAAGTGTGTGTCACTGTGATTTTTGTATCCATGTGAGTTTCAGAATGGAGCTGAACTGCAGTTAGACTCGACATTTTTTATGTGTTGGGCTGACTGCAGTCAGGACGGCCTGGGTTGATTCCAAGTCTTCTTAAGACCGGGTCCAAAGGGACAAAGACTGAGCTGACACCCTGGCCAGAGAAAATCAGGACGCATTTACCACTCTGAcgtctctccattagtgcatgtataggtaatgagcatgtgtgtgtgtgattcaggcttgtgtgtaaattgtaatttccccttgcaggattaataaagtctacattattattataaagtagGCAATATTAGTAATAACAGATGTTGCaggttgtttgtttgtcagctgGCTGTTTCTCTGccccattttatttttttgtgggtGGGGGGGCTATCCTCTTTATTTTATAGTGACattggatagacaggaaaggtggtagagagatgggggataaCACGCAGCGAAGGGACAAGTCGGGTTCAAACCGGGGCCACTGCAAAGGCCTCTGCCTACATGGGGGGGGgccgctcttactgggtgagctagaggacGCCCACTTGAATGTATTATAATCAGATTG
This sequence is a window from Etheostoma cragini isolate CJK2018 chromosome 9, CSU_Ecrag_1.0, whole genome shotgun sequence. Protein-coding genes within it:
- the glrx2 gene encoding glutaredoxin 2 isoform X3, whose translation is MDVTLKLRLASASETTSGGHVRMGNFTSSTSLSSTSCAQYVREMVSQNCVVIFSKTTCPYCKMAKNVFNEIGATYKVIELDEHNDGRRLQEALAQLTGTNTVPRVFINGNCIGGGSDTKQLHQQGRLLPLIQQCAPCCVASSDGSGSGQFEAAK
- the glrx2 gene encoding glutaredoxin 2 isoform X1, producing MFNPGQQRDYFLAVFSFFSMFARAGCLPRVAWTGCRRMGNFTSSTSLSSTSCAQYVREMVSQNCVVIFSKTTCPYCKMAKNVFNEIGATYKVIELDEHNDGRRLQEALAQLTGTNTVPRVFINGNCIGGGSDTKQLHQQGRLLPLIQQCAPCCVASSDGSGSGQFEAAK
- the glrx2 gene encoding glutaredoxin 2 isoform X2 yields the protein MFKCIFRPAVILRFAVICMIIMSVQIVSSCDIFTFLRMGNFTSSTSLSSTSCAQYVREMVSQNCVVIFSKTTCPYCKMAKNVFNEIGATYKVIELDEHNDGRRLQEALAQLTGTNTVPRVFINGNCIGGGSDTKQLHQQGRLLPLIQQCAPCCVASSDGSGSGQFEAAK